One genomic window of Campylobacter fetus subsp. fetus includes the following:
- the dsbD gene encoding protein-disulfide reductase DsbD, whose amino-acid sequence MHKLLISFILFFSTVFAEPLSVEDAFKVNITGDKTQGININLVVDKSVYLYKDKLKVKVSDTDITEFLNLPKYEKHDEYDIYGGTFDLFIPEGLLKNFVNSNEFDIQLNYQGCSYSGFCYQPIESHYVVTYDGDKAQVKEVSVSKTISSNSKINKKNIVDSQQDKIAKSFTDEGKLFTIITFFGYGLLLSLTPCIFPMIPIVSSIIVSKTGQKPSAKTGFWISLVYVFFMSLAYALAGVLASVFGASVQGLLQIPSVIIGFSIIFVLLSFSMFGFYNIEMPKKIQNYINLKSEKKGGIIGVGIMGFLSALIVGPCVAAPLAGALLYIAESGDALFGGIALFVMSVGMGVPLLLIGIGSSKLLPKPGFWMEEIKRIFGFLMLAMAIWMLDRVVGSEISNALYGVLGVFFAVYLGAFNEAKDGATKFLKSFGILIFVVSIILVSIFSISTFAPNLSSYNNSTISKNSIDKIEFSYISNSKDLEAVINSSQKPVMIDFWAIWCVNCKELDEKTFTNPDVIKRLKDFTLIKIDVSDNTPEDIAMMRKYNVFGPPALIFYKDKKELNSKQLVGYVSYDEFLKHIEDI is encoded by the coding sequence TTGCATAAGCTACTTATTTCATTTATCTTGTTTTTTAGTACTGTTTTTGCTGAGCCTCTTAGCGTAGAAGATGCTTTTAAAGTCAATATCACAGGCGATAAAACGCAAGGGATAAATATCAATCTCGTAGTAGATAAAAGTGTTTATTTATATAAAGACAAACTTAAAGTTAAGGTTTCAGATACCGATATAACCGAGTTTTTAAATTTACCTAAATACGAAAAACACGATGAGTATGATATATACGGCGGTACGTTTGATCTATTTATACCGGAGGGTTTGCTCAAAAATTTTGTAAATAGTAATGAGTTTGACATACAATTAAATTATCAAGGTTGCTCTTATAGTGGATTTTGTTATCAGCCTATAGAGAGTCATTATGTCGTTACTTATGATGGCGATAAAGCTCAAGTAAAAGAGGTATCTGTTTCAAAAACTATATCTTCAAATTCCAAGATAAATAAAAAAAATATCGTTGACTCGCAGCAAGATAAGATAGCAAAATCATTTACCGACGAGGGAAAACTTTTTACTATCATCACGTTTTTTGGTTATGGTTTGCTTTTATCTCTTACGCCTTGTATCTTTCCTATGATCCCGATAGTTTCAAGCATAATAGTATCAAAAACAGGTCAAAAACCATCGGCTAAAACAGGTTTTTGGATAAGTCTTGTTTATGTATTTTTCATGTCATTAGCTTACGCTTTGGCCGGAGTTTTGGCAAGTGTATTTGGTGCAAGCGTCCAAGGATTGCTTCAAATTCCAAGCGTTATTATAGGTTTTAGTATCATCTTTGTTTTGCTATCGTTTTCTATGTTCGGATTTTATAACATCGAGATGCCAAAAAAAATTCAAAACTATATAAATTTAAAGAGTGAAAAAAAAGGTGGAATAATCGGTGTCGGAATTATGGGGTTTTTATCCGCTCTTATAGTGGGACCTTGCGTTGCTGCACCTCTTGCCGGAGCTCTTTTATATATAGCTGAAAGCGGAGATGCTCTTTTTGGAGGTATAGCTCTATTTGTTATGAGTGTCGGTATGGGAGTTCCTCTTTTATTGATAGGTATTGGTAGTTCAAAACTACTTCCTAAGCCCGGATTTTGGATGGAAGAGATAAAAAGAATATTTGGATTTTTGATGCTTGCGATGGCTATCTGGATGCTTGATAGAGTAGTTGGATCTGAAATTTCAAATGCGCTTTATGGAGTTCTCGGAGTATTTTTTGCGGTATATTTAGGCGCGTTTAACGAAGCAAAAGACGGTGCTACGAAGTTTTTAAAATCGTTTGGAATATTGATATTCGTAGTTTCGATAATCTTAGTTTCTATATTTAGTATTTCCACTTTTGCTCCGAATTTAAGCTCATATAATAATTCTACGATATCAAAAAACAGCATCGATAAAATAGAGTTTAGTTATATTTCAAATTCAAAAGATCTTGAAGCCGTTATAAATAGCAGTCAAAAACCTGTTATGATCGATTTTTGGGCGATTTGGTGCGTAAACTGTAAAGAGCTTGATGAGAAAACATTTACAAATCCGGATGTTATAAAAAGATTAAAAGATTTTACTCTTATCAAAATAGATGTCTCTGATAATACGCCTGAAGATATAGCTATGATGAGAAAATACAATGTTTTTGGTCCACCGGCACTTATATTTTATAAAGACAAAAAAGAGCTGAACTCAAAACAGCTTGTAGGCTATGTGTCTTATGACGAATTTTTAAAACATATAGAAGATATTTAA
- the flhA gene encoding flagellar biosynthesis protein FlhA: MAKRNILTMVAPFLAPFVKAKSLTVVFVIIAILAIIIVPLPSPVLDFFLALSLSISVLIILISIYIPKPTDLSTFPTLILIITLFRLSLNIATTRMILSEGHNGPEAVSEIIASFGQFVVGGNYVIGIIVFCILVLINFMVVTKGSTRVSEVQARFTLDAMPGKQMAIDADLNAGLIDEQTARSRRQEIIGEANFYGAMDGSSKFIKGDAVAGIIITIINIIGGFLIGTFQHDLDMANAAQTYTILTIGDGLVSQIPGLITSTATAIIITRASKDEDNFAEGVISQLLGEYKTLLIVGFILFVFALVPGLPTFSLGFMAILFLSIGYIMKQTEEGNLDFSNINKDEKKPQKQGSSTSADTGGDIKPAKKSEEEIAKEEQIKIDDILKIEILELDLGYGLLKLADGDLIERIRAMRRNIAGLLGFLMPKIRIRDNLQLPPNEYRFKLKGVVIGQGVIYADKFLAMDSGYVSSDIDGIATKEPAFGLDALWIDQGLKEDAILSGYTVVDPASVISTHMSELVKQNASELLTKQEVQNILDKVKSEYPVVVEDTLKVASVGLIQKVLKTLLKDNIPIKDMLSILEAVGDVSEVSKNLDMIIEHVRAALCRVITSLYADEKGQLNFYILDAPVQQKLIDSLNYKDGAYHLMINVAQTSAIVNALRQKRANRNISEQGDMLLCVEPSIRKFIANIVQNFAIDIVILSFAEIAPNTQFETLGVIEIPEL, from the coding sequence TTGGCAAAACGTAATATATTGACGATGGTTGCTCCGTTTTTAGCACCATTTGTAAAGGCTAAAAGCCTAACCGTCGTTTTTGTTATTATAGCTATTTTAGCTATTATCATAGTTCCGCTCCCAAGCCCGGTACTTGATTTTTTCTTAGCGCTCTCACTATCAATTTCTGTATTGATAATATTAATTTCTATATATATACCAAAGCCGACAGATCTTAGCACGTTTCCTACTTTAATACTTATAATAACACTGTTTCGTCTATCTTTAAATATAGCCACAACGCGTATGATTTTAAGCGAAGGCCATAATGGTCCAGAAGCGGTTAGTGAGATTATCGCTAGTTTCGGACAGTTTGTCGTTGGTGGAAATTATGTTATAGGTATTATAGTATTTTGTATATTGGTTCTTATAAATTTTATGGTTGTAACAAAGGGCTCAACGAGAGTTAGTGAGGTACAAGCTAGATTTACTCTTGATGCTATGCCTGGAAAACAGATGGCTATCGATGCGGATTTGAATGCCGGATTGATAGATGAACAAACAGCGCGCTCACGTCGTCAAGAAATTATCGGAGAGGCAAACTTTTATGGAGCAATGGACGGTTCGTCTAAATTTATAAAAGGTGACGCGGTTGCCGGTATTATCATAACAATTATAAATATAATAGGTGGATTTTTAATAGGTACTTTTCAGCATGATCTTGATATGGCAAATGCTGCTCAAACATATACTATTTTAACTATAGGCGATGGTTTGGTCAGTCAAATTCCCGGTTTGATAACTTCAACCGCTACTGCTATTATCATAACTAGAGCTAGTAAAGATGAGGATAATTTTGCAGAAGGCGTTATAAGCCAACTTTTGGGTGAATATAAAACACTTTTGATAGTAGGATTTATACTGTTTGTGTTTGCTTTAGTGCCAGGACTTCCTACCTTTTCGCTTGGGTTTATGGCGATTTTATTTTTGAGTATAGGTTATATTATGAAGCAAACAGAAGAAGGGAATCTTGATTTTTCTAATATAAACAAAGATGAAAAAAAACCTCAAAAACAAGGCTCATCTACTTCTGCTGATACAGGTGGAGATATTAAACCTGCTAAAAAGAGTGAAGAAGAGATAGCAAAAGAAGAACAGATAAAGATAGATGATATATTGAAAATAGAGATTTTAGAACTCGATCTTGGATATGGACTTTTGAAACTAGCCGACGGGGATTTAATAGAAAGAATACGTGCTATGAGAAGAAATATAGCCGGACTTCTTGGATTTTTAATGCCAAAAATCAGAATACGAGATAATCTCCAACTTCCGCCAAATGAGTATAGATTTAAGTTAAAAGGCGTTGTAATCGGTCAAGGCGTTATATACGCCGATAAGTTTTTGGCTATGGATAGCGGATATGTGAGCAGTGATATAGATGGTATCGCAACAAAAGAGCCGGCGTTTGGACTTGATGCTTTATGGATAGATCAAGGATTAAAAGAAGATGCGATTCTTAGCGGATATACGGTTGTTGATCCAGCTAGTGTTATATCGACTCATATGAGTGAGCTTGTCAAACAAAACGCAAGCGAACTTCTGACCAAACAAGAGGTTCAAAATATTTTAGATAAAGTAAAATCAGAATATCCGGTCGTAGTAGAAGATACTTTAAAAGTAGCTAGCGTGGGACTTATACAAAAGGTTTTAAAAACTCTGCTTAAAGACAACATACCTATAAAAGATATGCTTAGCATACTTGAAGCAGTAGGAGATGTATCAGAAGTAAGTAAAAACTTAGATATGATAATCGAGCATGTAAGAGCCGCTCTTTGCCGAGTTATAACATCACTTTACGCAGATGAGAAGGGGCAGCTGAACTTCTATATATTAGACGCTCCTGTACAACAAAAGCTTATAGATAGTTTAAATTACAAAGACGGCGCTTATCATCTAATGATAAATGTGGCTCAAACTTCAGCCATAGTAAATGCTTTGCGTCAAAAAAGAGCAAATCGAAATATCAGCGAACAAGGCGATATGCTGCTTTGCGTTGAGCCTAGTATAAGAAAATTTATAGCAAATATAGTTCAAAATTTTGCTATAGATATAGTAATACTAAGCTTTGCCGAGATCGCGCCAAATACGCAGTTTGAAACGTTAGGCGTTATAGAAATACCAGAATTATAA
- the rpsO gene encoding 30S ribosomal protein S15 encodes MALDSAKKAEIVAKFARKSGDTGSPEVQVALLTTRISELTGHLKINKKDFSSRLGLLKLVGRRKRLLKYLKAKNYESYTKLIAELGIRDK; translated from the coding sequence ATGGCTTTAGATTCGGCTAAAAAAGCAGAAATAGTTGCGAAATTCGCTAGAAAAAGCGGAGATACAGGTTCTCCAGAAGTTCAAGTAGCACTTCTTACAACAAGGATTTCAGAACTTACAGGACACTTAAAAATCAATAAAAAAGATTTTAGTTCTCGTCTAGGTCTTCTTAAGCTAGTCGGCAGAAGAAAAAGACTTTTAAAATACTTAAAAGCTAAAAACTACGAATCTTATACGAAACTTATCGCTGAGTTAGGCATCAGAGATAAATAA
- the ppk2 gene encoding polyphosphate kinase 2, with protein MEEKKDDFIMVKVKKSKLKYEKELRQLQIELLKFQNHVKETGLKVLIIIEGRDASGKGGVIKRLTEHLNPRGCRVVALEKPSDVERTQWYFQRYSDHLPSAGEIVIFDRSWYNRAGVEPVMGFCTQEQHKEFLRQVPKFEEMLVSSGILLFKFYFSVSKDEQKKRFKDRKTDPLKQFKLSPVDQRSQELWDQYTVAKYSMLLASNTPYAPWTIIVSNDKKKARLNTFRYLLNNVEYNKKISNDEMKIDDEIVKTGSTEIRLMEENLRNENLKRING; from the coding sequence ATGGAAGAAAAAAAAGATGATTTTATTATGGTGAAAGTAAAAAAATCTAAATTAAAATACGAAAAAGAGCTTAGACAATTACAAATTGAACTGCTCAAATTTCAAAACCATGTAAAAGAAACTGGTCTAAAAGTATTGATTATAATAGAAGGAAGAGACGCGTCAGGAAAAGGCGGCGTCATCAAAAGACTTACCGAACATCTAAATCCTAGGGGATGTAGAGTCGTCGCTTTGGAAAAACCAAGCGATGTTGAGAGAACTCAGTGGTATTTTCAAAGATACTCAGACCATCTTCCAAGTGCCGGTGAGATAGTTATATTTGATAGAAGCTGGTATAACCGTGCTGGAGTTGAACCTGTGATGGGATTTTGTACTCAAGAGCAACATAAAGAATTTTTAAGGCAAGTTCCTAAATTTGAAGAAATGCTGGTAAGTTCGGGAATTTTACTGTTTAAATTCTACTTCTCGGTTTCAAAAGATGAACAGAAAAAACGTTTCAAAGATAGAAAAACAGATCCACTAAAACAGTTCAAACTATCTCCAGTAGATCAAAGGAGTCAAGAACTATGGGATCAATACACAGTCGCAAAGTACTCAATGCTACTAGCTTCAAATACGCCTTATGCGCCATGGACTATCATAGTTAGTAACGATAAGAAAAAAGCTAGATTAAACACATTTAGATATCTATTAAACAATGTCGAATATAATAAAAAAATAAGCAATGACGAGATGAAAATAGATGATGAAATAGTCAAAACAGGAAGTACGGAGATAAGACTTATGGAAGAAAATCTCAGAAATGAGAATTTAAAACGTATAAACGGGTAG
- a CDS encoding Rrf2 family transcriptional regulator — MLFTKASEYALLSLILLSQSNSPKDVDTMSTELGISKSFLAKILQNLAKEGILNSFKGANGGFILANKPANISIKNILESAEKRKASVFECSNARSDCPSNKGDICKMWPMFNSLQLKVDDFLDNISLADIIKK; from the coding sequence GTGCTATTTACTAAAGCTAGTGAATATGCTTTGTTATCTTTGATACTTTTATCACAAAGTAACTCTCCAAAAGACGTAGATACTATGTCGACTGAACTTGGAATTTCAAAAAGCTTTTTAGCTAAAATCTTGCAAAATCTTGCAAAAGAGGGAATACTAAATTCCTTTAAAGGTGCAAACGGCGGATTTATTTTAGCTAATAAGCCGGCAAACATAAGTATAAAAAATATTTTAGAAAGTGCCGAAAAAAGAAAAGCCTCTGTATTTGAGTGCAGCAATGCAAGAAGTGATTGCCCTAGCAATAAAGGTGACATTTGTAAAATGTGGCCTATGTTCAATTCATTACAATTAAAAGTCGACGACTTTTTAGACAACATTAGCTTAGCAGATATTATTAAGAAGTAA
- a CDS encoding HrcA family transcriptional regulator — protein MKVDKRDLILESIIHAYLEANEPIGSSELGTRMSTSIPASTIRVYFKKLSDEGAITQLHISGGRIPTVPTMQFYWQNRLKFDDNFIINDSDILNFLVYDFGIYCMIFGAGKLTLKEILNLKDRFLVLDFESESIVIKFNPRVEKFLNNLVGISLEELDRISIQVGLSELRAKIKELKRSRIYFQENEKVAFEICKDERIKTILDPAFEHYFRSNLAFKPVFNSGYMGIKTDVIYEGKNAVMICAGSVYSDYEKFLNSIKEAA, from the coding sequence ATGAAGGTAGATAAAAGAGATCTAATATTAGAATCAATCATACATGCTTACTTAGAAGCAAATGAGCCTATAGGCTCAAGCGAACTTGGAACGCGTATGAGTACTAGTATACCGGCATCTACGATTAGGGTTTATTTTAAAAAGTTAAGCGATGAGGGAGCTATAACTCAGCTTCACATAAGCGGCGGACGGATTCCTACAGTTCCAACTATGCAGTTTTACTGGCAAAATAGACTTAAATTTGATGATAATTTTATCATAAATGATAGTGATATTTTAAATTTTTTGGTCTATGATTTTGGTATTTACTGTATGATTTTTGGCGCAGGAAAACTAACATTGAAAGAGATCTTGAATTTGAAAGATAGATTTTTAGTTCTGGATTTTGAAAGCGAGAGTATAGTTATTAAATTTAATCCTAGAGTAGAGAAATTTTTAAATAACTTAGTAGGAATTAGTCTTGAAGAGCTTGATAGGATATCTATACAAGTGGGTCTTAGTGAGCTTAGAGCTAAAATAAAAGAGTTAAAAAGAAGTAGAATTTACTTCCAAGAAAATGAAAAAGTTGCATTTGAGATATGTAAGGATGAGAGGATAAAAACTATCTTAGATCCTGCTTTTGAACACTATTTTAGATCAAATTTGGCTTTCAAACCGGTTTTTAACTCGGGTTATATGGGGATTAAAACCGATGTTATTTATGAGGGTAAAAATGCCGTAATGATCTGTGCTGGTAGTGTTTATAGCGATTATGAGAAATTTTTAAATAGTATTAAGGAGGCAGCATGA
- a CDS encoding nucleotide exchange factor GrpE — MSEDTNKNENVDNIPDNFDDNVSFTKLNEDVKDELALAKESLMRATADFENIKKRLEREKGEAVKFANESFARDLLPVIDALEIASNLQSGDDEIANKIKDGINLTIEQFKKCFEKYGIKEIRTDAEFNPEFHNAINYIESDEVESGKIAAVYQKGYLYNDRVLRPSMVVIAK, encoded by the coding sequence ATGAGCGAAGATACCAATAAAAACGAAAATGTAGATAATATACCCGATAATTTTGATGATAATGTGAGTTTTACTAAACTCAATGAAGATGTAAAAGATGAGTTAGCTTTAGCAAAAGAAAGCTTGATGAGGGCTACTGCGGATTTTGAAAATATCAAAAAGCGCCTTGAAAGAGAAAAGGGCGAAGCGGTTAAATTTGCAAACGAGAGCTTTGCAAGAGATCTGCTGCCCGTCATTGATGCTTTAGAGATCGCTTCAAATTTGCAAAGCGGAGATGATGAAATAGCAAATAAAATAAAAGACGGTATAAACTTAACGATAGAACAGTTCAAAAAATGTTTTGAAAAATATGGAATTAAGGAGATTAGAACGGATGCAGAGTTTAATCCGGAATTTCACAACGCCATAAATTATATAGAGAGCGATGAGGTAGAAAGCGGTAAGATAGCTGCTGTTTATCAAAAAGGTTATCTATATAATGATAGGGTTTTAAGACCGTCTATGGTCGTAATTGCCAAGTAA
- a CDS encoding helix-turn-helix domain-containing protein → MIKVSNIFNILHNAVESQNLGNKISQSQMAERLGVSMRTYQDWRLGTTNPQAAMAICKMLCELDDEEALHTIKKIKKALGNRFE, encoded by the coding sequence ATGATAAAAGTTAGCAATATTTTTAATATATTACATAATGCTGTTGAGAGCCAAAATCTTGGAAATAAAATATCTCAATCGCAAATGGCTGAACGATTAGGAGTATCTATGAGAACATACCAAGACTGGAGATTAGGTACTACAAATCCGCAAGCTGCTATGGCTATATGCAAAATGCTTTGCGAACTTGATGATGAAGAGGCTCTTCATACTATTAAAAAAATAAAAAAGGCTTTAGGAAACCGCTTTGAGTAA
- the dnaK gene encoding molecular chaperone DnaK gives MSKVIGIDLGTTNSCVSIYERGESKVIPNKEGKNTTPSVVAFTDKGEILVGDTAKRQAVTNPEKTIFSIKRIMGLMMNEKNAKEAKNRLPYHIVDRNGACAVEIAGKTYTPQEISAKVLMKLKEDAEAFLGESVVDAVITVPAYFNDSQRKATKEAGTIAGLNVLRIINEPTAAALAYGLDKKEAEKIVVYDLGGGTFDVTVLETGDSVVEVLATGGNAFLGGDDFDNRLIDFLVSEFKSETGIDLKNDVMALQRLKEAAENAKKELSSAMETTINLPFITADATGPKHLTKTLSRAKFEGMIDDLVGETITKINEVVKDAGISKGDIKEVVMVGGSTRVPLVQEEVKKAFSKELNKSVNPDEVVAIGAAIQGAVIKGDVKDVLLLDVTPLSLGIETLGGVMSKLIEKGTTIPTKKSQTFSTAEDNQSAVTINVLQGEREFAKDNKSLGNFNLEGIMPAPRGVPQIEVTFDIDANGILTVSAKDKASGKAQNITISGSSGLSEEEINKMVNDAEAHKEDDKKRKEAVEARNAADSLAHQTEKSLSEMGEKIPAEDRAKIEAALNDLKEVLKDESASKEQIDVKVKALSEVSHKLAEAMYKDQNAGAADGGAEKKKKDDDVIDAEVE, from the coding sequence ATGAGTAAAGTAATAGGAATAGATTTAGGAACAACAAATTCATGCGTAAGCATATATGAAAGAGGAGAAAGCAAAGTTATACCAAACAAAGAGGGTAAAAATACTACTCCTTCAGTGGTAGCTTTCACTGATAAAGGCGAGATCTTAGTAGGTGATACGGCAAAACGTCAAGCAGTAACAAACCCTGAAAAGACTATATTTTCTATAAAAAGAATTATGGGTCTTATGATGAACGAGAAAAATGCCAAGGAAGCAAAAAACCGCCTTCCGTATCATATAGTAGATAGAAATGGTGCGTGCGCCGTTGAGATAGCTGGTAAAACATATACTCCGCAAGAAATTTCTGCTAAAGTTCTTATGAAATTAAAAGAAGATGCAGAGGCGTTTTTAGGAGAGAGCGTCGTGGACGCCGTTATCACGGTGCCTGCATACTTCAATGATAGTCAGAGAAAGGCTACAAAAGAAGCAGGAACTATCGCAGGACTAAACGTACTTCGTATCATAAACGAGCCTACGGCTGCGGCTCTTGCTTACGGGCTTGATAAAAAAGAGGCTGAAAAAATCGTAGTTTATGACTTAGGCGGTGGTACGTTTGACGTAACCGTGCTTGAAACAGGCGATAGTGTAGTTGAGGTTTTAGCAACTGGTGGTAACGCTTTTTTAGGCGGTGATGATTTTGATAATAGACTTATTGACTTTTTAGTAAGTGAGTTCAAAAGTGAAACAGGGATTGATCTAAAAAACGACGTAATGGCACTTCAAAGACTAAAAGAAGCTGCTGAAAATGCTAAAAAAGAGCTAAGTAGTGCTATGGAGACAACTATAAATCTTCCGTTTATCACAGCTGATGCGACAGGACCAAAACACCTTACGAAAACTCTTAGCAGAGCTAAATTTGAAGGTATGATAGACGACTTAGTAGGCGAAACTATCACAAAGATAAACGAAGTAGTAAAAGACGCCGGTATAAGCAAAGGCGATATAAAAGAAGTAGTTATGGTGGGTGGTTCAACTCGTGTTCCGCTGGTACAAGAAGAGGTCAAGAAAGCATTTAGTAAAGAACTAAACAAATCAGTAAATCCTGATGAAGTAGTCGCCATCGGAGCTGCTATACAAGGCGCTGTTATAAAAGGTGACGTAAAAGACGTGCTTTTACTTGATGTTACTCCGCTAAGTCTTGGTATCGAAACTCTTGGTGGAGTTATGAGCAAACTTATAGAAAAAGGAACTACGATCCCTACTAAAAAGTCTCAAACTTTCTCAACTGCCGAAGATAATCAAAGTGCGGTTACTATAAACGTGCTTCAAGGCGAGCGTGAGTTTGCAAAAGACAACAAAAGTTTAGGTAACTTCAATCTTGAAGGTATAATGCCAGCTCCTAGAGGCGTTCCGCAAATTGAAGTTACGTTTGATATAGACGCAAACGGAATTTTAACTGTTTCGGCTAAAGATAAGGCTAGCGGTAAAGCTCAAAATATCACTATAAGCGGTTCAAGCGGTCTTAGCGAGGAAGAGATAAATAAAATGGTAAATGACGCCGAAGCTCATAAAGAAGATGACAAAAAAAGAAAAGAAGCCGTAGAAGCTAGAAATGCAGCAGATAGTTTGGCTCATCAAACCGAAAAATCTCTAAGCGAGATGGGTGAAAAAATTCCGGCCGAAGATAGAGCAAAGATCGAAGCTGCTTTGAATGATCTAAAAGAGGTATTAAAAGATGAAAGTGCTTCAAAAGAGCAGATCGATGTAAAAGTAAAAGCTCTAAGCGAAGTTAGTCATAAACTAGCCGAAGCTATGTATAAAGATCAAAATGCAGGTGCAGCGGATGGTGGCGCAGAGAAAAAGAAAAAAGACGATGATGTTATAGACGCAGAAGTCGAATAA
- a CDS encoding DHH family phosphoesterase gives MKIYHLSHTDLDGYSAQLVTSFYLKNIKFYNSNYGKEIDDKFAHILSQIGDEKAIILITDLNLTIQQCSYYENLISDKNIKLILLDHHQTGLECADKFGWYYMDSKRCATKITYDFFSSMFGADERLESYCNVVNAVDIWLKDDPNFELGKVCMGIIAGAREINKVLFEDKHMEYMFYLMNSFMEFIGQNNAHIKLDNEIHQIKKAFFKFKNDDTLSNLNSSYLVRLLSFEKDKFTIDYRGHKGILTHNIGSTSIIGNDFLVANPDYDFFLDVTSKKTFSFRANGNLDVSLMAKELVDGGGHVNASGGFFTGFKDSYNYELVKSQIIQLIEKKTGVVK, from the coding sequence ATGAAAATTTACCACCTTAGTCACACAGATTTAGATGGATATTCAGCTCAGTTAGTGACTAGTTTTTATCTTAAAAATATAAAATTTTATAACTCAAATTACGGAAAAGAGATAGATGATAAATTTGCTCATATTTTATCTCAAATAGGGGATGAAAAAGCTATTATATTGATAACTGATCTAAATTTAACTATACAGCAATGTTCATATTACGAGAATTTAATAAGCGATAAAAATATAAAACTTATACTACTAGATCATCACCAAACAGGGCTTGAGTGTGCGGATAAATTTGGGTGGTATTACATGGATTCTAAAAGATGCGCAACTAAGATTACGTATGATTTTTTTAGTTCTATGTTTGGTGCGGATGAAAGGCTTGAGTCTTACTGTAATGTTGTAAATGCGGTAGATATATGGCTAAAAGATGATCCAAATTTCGAGCTTGGCAAGGTTTGTATGGGCATTATAGCCGGAGCAAGAGAGATAAATAAAGTGCTTTTTGAGGACAAGCATATGGAATATATGTTTTATTTGATGAACTCTTTTATGGAATTTATAGGGCAAAATAATGCTCACATAAAGCTAGATAATGAGATACATCAGATAAAAAAGGCATTTTTTAAATTTAAAAATGATGATACACTTAGTAATCTAAACTCATCTTATCTTGTAAGACTTTTAAGCTTTGAAAAAGATAAATTTACTATAGATTATAGAGGTCATAAAGGTATTTTAACTCATAATATAGGTAGTACATCGATTATCGGAAATGACTTTTTGGTGGCGAATCCGGATTATGATTTCTTTTTAGATGTTACTAGTAAAAAAACATTTAGTTTTAGAGCAAATGGAAATTTAGATGTTAGTTTGATGGCAAAAGAGTTGGTGGATGGAGGAGGGCATGTAAATGCTAGCGGCGGATTTTTTACAGGATTTAAGGATAGTTATAACTATGAGTTGGTAAAATCTCAAATAATACAGCTTATAGAGAAAAAAACAGGAGTCGTAAAATGA